The window ataaaataacatgtaatatgaaacaaaaatctCTAGAACGACATGTAATATAAAACGGAGGTAGTAttacattagaaataaaaaatttcaaaaatatcgGTTGTTAAATCTAACTAATGTACTGATACATTAATTAAAGGGAAAAAAAACTCCCGAAATCACAAATATTAACCTATTTGAGGGGACTGACAAAGGTATTAAGCCTTAATTAATTGGTACACACAACATATGTTCATACAGCTACATGATGGAGCAAGCATTTGGATTTTCATCACTGAAAATATCTATGAAATGCTGATCGACCGTGGTGTCAGTAACGGTGGCGGTGGTCGGAATAGCTCGGACATGATTAGGAGGTGCTTTCTTATCATAAGCAAGAGAAACATAAGGATTAGAAACCAAAGTGTAAGGAACATAAGGCCAAAGCTCTACTTTTTTCTTTGTAGACTCTGCTGCTTTCAATACTTTCTTTGCCTCTATATACCCTGTTACTGTAACCTTCTGCTGCTTCATGTCTACATCCACAGACTTCACTCctataaatataaatcaaaAATCAATATCTGTCTCGATTGTTAAATACCGTTCCCATTTTACTTATTTCTGTTCCTATCTAGACTTTTTTTACCCTTCTCATACTTTTGATCAAagactgaaaattctctcttcAAAAttataaacccgaacaacaataattaaaattatgaaaataattgatgcatAACAACCTGAGAaccccggaaatggatgattacgagtcaaaaacattaaaatttacgtttataataaaagaaatcatgaaaataatgcatattttttgtgataattttacatttttcgtcacaaaaaatggccgattttgcattttaatgtcaattttttttttactcggGCAAAATATCCGCCTAGCCTATGGTCAAGCAGGCAAAATATCCGCCTGGCCAATGGTTAGGCGGAAATTTTGCCCACCTagggtaaaataaaaaaattctctcaaaaaattatgaaaagggcaaaattgtccaataGAGAAACAATAACTAGTAATTTGAAAGCGGTAAATAACACCCCCCTAGAATttaagtttttatcattttcataTTAATTCACTCGTAAAGTTTTTATTATTCTCTTATTAATGCACTCGTCCACTCAGATAATGTCACGTCAATCCAACTGACTGACGTGATATTATCTGAATGGAGGAACCACGAGTATGATTACAGTAGAATTTCTCTTCTGAAAGGGATGGTTCTGTGCTACCTCCACTTGGAAAAAGTGTCTAGAGTTACTACGTAATATTGTACTTTCATATTTAGAATCCTGGTTCCGTCACTGTGATTACGTACCTTTAACTCGGGAGAGAACGTTCTTGACTTTACGTTGGCAGCCTTTGCAGTCCATCCTGATTTTGAGAGCCACAGTTTGGATTtgcttctttttcttgtgtttttTAAGGTTGTATAGTAGCTCAGATAAGTATTCCATGGTTCCTGCAACTCCCATTTTCTAGGAAAAAGAAAACTGTGTAAGTAGAGTTTATGAATTAAGAAAGAAAATGCAAGAGACAAGTGTAAAGAGTAGGTAAGGGAATTAAGTTTAGGATATGCTAATGTTTTGTGTTGTGGATATATGGATTTATAGTAACTTGGTAGACAAGgagatttataattaaattaaataatagataTGGTAAGAGAAAATCTAGGGTGGATCTatgaataatatatattaatttgtaataattaatattattataatgaATTGTCTCATTACTGGAAACTGAAAGA of the Euphorbia lathyris chromosome 7, ddEupLath1.1, whole genome shotgun sequence genome contains:
- the LOC136201363 gene encoding heavy metal-associated isoprenylated plant protein 24 produces the protein MGVAGTMEYLSELLYNLKKHKKKKQIQTVALKIRMDCKGCQRKVKNVLSRVKGVKSVDVDMKQQKVTVTGYIEAKKVLKAAESTKKKVELWPYVPYTLVSNPYVSLAYDKKAPPNHVRAIPTTATVTDTTVDQHFIDIFSDENPNACSIM